The Brasilonema sennae CENA114 genome includes a region encoding these proteins:
- a CDS encoding xanthine dehydrogenase family protein molybdopterin-binding subunit, with protein sequence MNTGDKNGVIGKPVNRVDGHLKVTGGARYAAEFPVAKMTYGVTIQSTIAKGKITQIDTKAAEQVPGVLAVITHLNAPKASGEKGGGRKLQLLQDNIVLYSGQHIGIVVADTFERAMHAASLVKVRYQEEKPTIHMKDNLDKAYVPGGKIPRNEPPDKSHGDVAQALTTAAVRVEETYTTPVENHNPMEPHATTAVWQGNQLLVYDATQGIFSAQQKIAGALGIEPANIRLMSYYVGGGFGCKGSAWSHVPLAAMAARQVNRPVKLVLGRIQMYGPVGFRPETIQQVSLGATRDGKLTALRHSGTSQTSTFDEFIEPVGKSAGMLYACPNIETSHRLVQLDQGTPTYMRAPGEASGSFALESAIDELAYKLNIDPIELRLRNYAEVDPSNKLPWSSKSLRECYKVGAQRFGWQKRNPKPRSMRDGNYLIGWGMATATYPTNRSPASAITQIMADGTALVRSGSQDIGTGTYTVMTQVAAQALGLPVEKIRFELGDTNMPETPVSGGSQTAASVGTAVHLAGNEARSKLLQLALADQASPLYGANAEDVIAENGSLFLKNKSSKSETYAGILARHKMKMIEARADAKPGEEKQKYSMHSFGAQFAEVRVNPDSGEIRVTRWVGAFGVGRILNAKTADSQLIGGIVYGIGMALMEHTLTDPNRGRVVNADLAEYHVPVNADVPPIEVLFVDENDPHINPLGVKGVGEIGITGVAAAIANAVYHATGKRIRDLPITLDKLL encoded by the coding sequence GTGAATACTGGGGATAAAAATGGAGTTATCGGCAAACCGGTTAACCGAGTCGATGGACATCTCAAGGTGACTGGCGGCGCACGCTATGCGGCTGAGTTTCCGGTAGCAAAAATGACTTATGGGGTGACAATTCAAAGCACGATCGCCAAAGGTAAAATTACCCAAATTGATACAAAGGCTGCGGAGCAAGTACCAGGTGTGCTAGCAGTGATTACCCACCTCAACGCGCCGAAAGCTTCAGGCGAAAAGGGTGGTGGTCGCAAGTTGCAACTGCTGCAAGATAACATTGTGCTTTATAGTGGTCAGCATATTGGTATCGTGGTTGCAGATACTTTTGAACGAGCAATGCACGCCGCCTCACTCGTAAAAGTCCGCTATCAGGAAGAAAAACCGACCATACATATGAAGGATAACCTCGACAAGGCATATGTACCTGGAGGGAAAATTCCTAGAAACGAGCCACCTGACAAATCTCACGGCGATGTTGCCCAAGCATTAACGACAGCCGCTGTCCGCGTTGAGGAAACTTATACCACCCCGGTGGAAAATCACAATCCGATGGAACCTCATGCCACAACCGCAGTTTGGCAAGGCAATCAATTGTTAGTATATGATGCGACTCAGGGAATCTTTTCGGCTCAACAAAAAATTGCCGGAGCATTGGGAATTGAGCCAGCAAATATCCGCCTGATGTCTTACTATGTCGGCGGTGGTTTCGGTTGCAAAGGATCGGCTTGGTCGCACGTACCTCTAGCAGCAATGGCGGCACGCCAGGTGAATCGCCCAGTCAAGCTGGTGCTGGGACGGATACAGATGTATGGTCCTGTTGGCTTTCGACCAGAGACAATTCAACAGGTTTCTTTGGGCGCAACCCGTGACGGAAAATTAACCGCACTGCGACATAGTGGAACGTCGCAAACTTCAACCTTCGATGAATTTATCGAACCGGTTGGTAAAAGCGCAGGCATGCTCTATGCTTGCCCAAATATCGAAACCAGCCACCGTCTAGTTCAGCTTGATCAGGGAACACCAACCTACATGCGTGCCCCTGGCGAAGCTTCAGGCTCGTTCGCCTTAGAATCGGCAATAGACGAACTGGCTTACAAACTTAACATTGATCCAATAGAATTGCGTTTGCGTAACTATGCTGAGGTTGATCCTAGCAACAAATTACCTTGGTCAAGCAAATCACTGAGAGAATGTTATAAAGTAGGTGCACAACGGTTTGGTTGGCAAAAGCGTAATCCCAAGCCCCGTTCGATGCGAGACGGTAATTATTTGATTGGTTGGGGAATGGCAACGGCGACATATCCCACGAATCGTTCTCCAGCATCGGCGATCACCCAAATTATGGCAGACGGTACAGCCCTTGTCCGCAGTGGTTCACAGGATATTGGCACGGGAACCTATACCGTCATGACTCAAGTGGCGGCGCAAGCACTTGGTTTACCAGTTGAGAAAATCCGCTTTGAACTGGGCGATACGAATATGCCAGAAACTCCCGTTTCTGGTGGCTCACAAACAGCTGCTAGTGTAGGAACGGCGGTGCATTTGGCGGGAAATGAAGCTCGCAGTAAGCTTTTGCAACTAGCACTAGCCGATCAAGCATCACCGCTGTATGGTGCAAATGCTGAGGATGTTATTGCTGAAAATGGCAGTTTGTTTTTAAAAAATAAATCGTCCAAAAGTGAAACTTATGCAGGAATTTTGGCACGACATAAGATGAAAATGATTGAAGCGCGTGCAGATGCCAAACCTGGAGAGGAAAAACAGAAGTATTCCATGCATTCTTTCGGCGCACAGTTTGCCGAAGTGCGAGTTAACCCTGATTCAGGTGAAATTAGGGTGACGCGCTGGGTTGGTGCCTTTGGCGTTGGACGTATACTCAATGCCAAAACAGCCGACAGTCAGCTCATCGGTGGGATTGTTTATGGGATCGGGATGGCGCTGATGGAACACACACTCACAGATCCTAATCGGGGACGTGTTGTAAATGCAGATTTAGCAGAGTATCATGTACCAGTGAATGCAGACGTTCCGCCTATTGAGGTGTTGTTCGTTGATGAAAACGATCCTCATATCAACCCGCTTGGAGTCAAAGGAGTTGGTGAAATAGGGATAACTGGAGTTGCGGCGGCGATCGCCAATGCTGTTTATCATGCAACAGGCAAGCGCATCCGGGATTTGCCAATTACACTAGACAAGCTTTTGTAG
- a CDS encoding UbiD family decarboxylase has translation MARDLRGFIKLLEERGQLRRISALVDSDLEIAEISNRMLQKGGPGLLFENVKGASFPVAVNLLGTVERICWAMNMQHPQELEELGKKLAMLQQPKPPKKISQAVEFGKVLFDVLKAKPGRDFFPACQQVVIQGDELDFEKLPLIRPYPGDAGKIITLGLVITRDCETGTPNVGVYRLQLQSKNTMTVHWLSVRGGARHLRKAAERGKKLEVAIALGVDPLIIMAAATPIPVDLSEWLFAGLYGGSGVQLAKCKTVDLEVPADSEFVLEGTITPGEILPDGPFGDHMGYYGGVEDSPLIRFQCMTHRKDPIYLTTFSGRPPKEEAMMAIALNRIYTPILRQQVSEIVDFFLPMEALSYKAAIISIDKSYPGQARRAALAFWSALPQFTYTKFVIVVDKDINIRDPRQVVWAISSKVDPTRDVFILPNTPFDSLDFASEKIGLGGRMGIDATTKIPPEIEHEWGAPLESDPEVAAMVERRWAEYGLGDLQLGEVDPNLFGYDVR, from the coding sequence ATGGCAAGAGATTTACGGGGATTTATCAAACTTCTGGAAGAAAGAGGACAATTACGGCGAATTTCCGCCCTGGTTGACTCAGATTTAGAAATTGCTGAAATTTCTAACCGAATGCTGCAAAAAGGTGGCCCCGGACTCCTATTTGAAAATGTCAAAGGCGCTTCTTTCCCTGTGGCGGTAAATTTGCTGGGTACAGTGGAACGGATATGCTGGGCAATGAATATGCAGCATCCACAGGAGTTGGAAGAATTAGGGAAAAAGTTGGCAATGCTGCAACAACCAAAACCACCCAAGAAGATTTCTCAGGCGGTGGAGTTTGGTAAAGTGCTGTTCGATGTGCTGAAGGCGAAACCGGGACGAGATTTTTTCCCTGCTTGTCAGCAAGTGGTGATTCAAGGTGATGAGTTGGATTTTGAAAAGTTGCCTTTGATACGCCCTTATCCTGGTGATGCAGGCAAGATTATTACGCTGGGACTTGTAATTACCAGGGACTGTGAAACAGGGACACCAAATGTGGGTGTGTATCGCCTGCAATTACAATCAAAAAATACGATGACTGTTCATTGGTTATCGGTGCGGGGTGGGGCAAGACATTTACGCAAAGCGGCAGAACGTGGGAAAAAATTAGAGGTGGCGATCGCCCTCGGTGTAGATCCCCTGATTATCATGGCAGCTGCCACACCAATACCTGTAGATTTATCAGAATGGTTATTTGCTGGACTTTACGGCGGTTCTGGCGTACAGTTAGCAAAGTGTAAAACAGTAGATTTAGAAGTCCCAGCAGATTCAGAATTTGTTCTCGAAGGAACAATTACACCAGGGGAGATTTTGCCAGATGGTCCTTTTGGGGACCACATGGGTTATTATGGCGGCGTGGAAGATTCCCCTCTGATTCGCTTCCAATGTATGACGCATCGCAAAGACCCGATTTATTTAACCACATTTAGCGGACGTCCACCGAAAGAAGAAGCGATGATGGCGATCGCACTCAACCGCATCTACACCCCGATTTTGCGACAACAAGTTTCAGAAATTGTCGATTTCTTCTTACCAATGGAAGCTTTGAGTTACAAAGCGGCGATTATATCTATAGATAAATCATATCCAGGACAAGCGCGACGCGCAGCTCTTGCTTTTTGGAGTGCTTTGCCACAGTTCACCTACACTAAGTTTGTGATTGTCGTAGATAAAGATATTAATATCAGAGATCCGCGTCAGGTGGTGTGGGCAATTAGTTCCAAAGTTGACCCCACACGAGATGTGTTTATTTTGCCCAACACCCCATTTGATAGTTTGGATTTTGCCAGCGAGAAGATTGGTTTAGGAGGAAGAATGGGAATTGATGCAACAACCAAGATTCCCCCGGAAATCGAACATGAATGGGGTGCGCCTTTAGAGTCAGATCCAGAAGTGGCAGCAATGGTTGAGAGGCGTTGGGCGGAGTATGGTTTAGGTGATTTGCAGTTGGGAGAAGTCGATCCGAATTTGTTTGGTTACGACGTCAGGTAG
- a CDS encoding DUF2811 domain-containing protein: MNPRVSIFTEIPETLDESLKNYLETHPDWDQNRVLTAALSLFLLQNGDSDRRAARVYLETLFHQC, from the coding sequence ATGAATCCAAGAGTTAGCATATTTACAGAAATCCCTGAAACACTTGATGAATCGCTGAAAAACTACTTGGAAACACATCCAGACTGGGATCAAAACCGTGTGTTGACAGCAGCACTGTCCTTGTTTTTACTTCAAAATGGAGATAGCGATCGCCGTGCTGCACGGGTTTATCTGGAAACTTTATTTCATCAGTGCTAA
- a CDS encoding FAD binding domain-containing protein — MQPFSYKKAGGADNAVALVSPQEQAAYLAGGTSLIDLMKLNVQTPQQLVDINPLPLSKIEMHNNGVRIGAMARNSDVAYDAMIRERYPVLSEALLSGASPQLRNMASVGGNLLQRTRCYYFRDTAFPCNKRVPGSGCPAIEGHNRIHAILGGSDRCIATHPSDMAVAMVALDAVVQIRGSKGERSVPLVDFHLLPGETPERETVLQHGELIVAVDLPGSPFARRSHYLKVRDRASYAFAMASVATALDIQNGIIRSARIALGGVGTKPWRAYAAEKLLVNKPANEATFQAAANAAVAGSKPQKYNGFKVELTKRTIVRALFTVGGMA; from the coding sequence ATGCAGCCGTTTAGCTATAAGAAAGCAGGAGGAGCGGACAATGCTGTAGCATTGGTTAGTCCACAGGAGCAAGCCGCATACCTGGCAGGGGGAACTAGCCTAATCGATTTGATGAAGCTGAATGTCCAGACACCACAACAGTTGGTTGACATTAACCCACTCCCCCTAAGCAAGATAGAAATGCACAACAACGGTGTACGAATTGGAGCAATGGCACGTAATAGCGACGTTGCTTATGATGCAATGATTCGCGAGCGTTACCCTGTGCTGTCAGAAGCGTTGCTGTCTGGGGCTTCGCCGCAACTGCGGAACATGGCATCGGTGGGCGGAAATTTGCTACAACGTACTCGTTGCTACTACTTCCGCGATACTGCGTTTCCCTGTAATAAGCGTGTTCCCGGTTCTGGCTGTCCCGCAATTGAGGGCCATAATCGGATTCACGCGATTCTCGGCGGCAGCGATCGCTGTATTGCCACTCATCCTTCTGATATGGCTGTAGCAATGGTAGCACTTGATGCCGTTGTACAGATACGAGGTTCAAAGGGAGAGCGCAGTGTTCCGCTGGTTGATTTTCACCTCTTACCGGGCGAGACACCAGAACGGGAGACAGTTCTGCAACACGGAGAGTTAATTGTTGCCGTTGATTTGCCTGGTTCACCGTTTGCGAGGCGATCGCACTATTTGAAAGTCCGCGATCGCGCTTCCTACGCCTTTGCAATGGCATCGGTTGCAACTGCATTAGATATTCAAAATGGGATCATTCGTTCAGCACGCATTGCCCTCGGTGGGGTAGGAACAAAGCCCTGGCGTGCCTACGCTGCGGAAAAATTGCTCGTCAACAAGCCAGCAAACGAGGCAACGTTTCAAGCGGCGGCGAATGCAGCTGTCGCTGGATCTAAACCGCAAAAATACAACGGCTTTAAAGTAGAACTGACTAAACGTACAATTGTTCGGGCGCTCTTCACGGTGGGAGGGATGGCGTGA
- a CDS encoding NADP-dependent oxidoreductase: MTSSTNQQILLKTRPVGEPKESDFALVENPIPEPGEGEVLNRTIYLSLDPYMRGRMSDRESYVAPVELASVMVGGTVSQVIKSNHPQFSTGDFVLGYDGWQAYAVSKGETLRKLDPNQAPISYALGITGMPGMTAYFALLDVGQPKAGETVVVSAASGAVGSIVGQIAKIKGCRAVGVAGSDAKCDYAVKELGFDACINRKTQELSSALKDACPNGIDIYFDNTAGAILEAVLQQINLGARIPLVGLISQYNAENPPPGPNLMPLLIKRALIKGFLVLDYQHRQTEFLNDVSQWLREGKLKYKEDIVEGLENASHAFIGLLQGKNFGKLIVKVNNDPTQ; this comes from the coding sequence ATGACTAGTTCAACTAACCAACAAATTTTACTTAAAACCCGCCCAGTTGGAGAACCAAAAGAGAGTGATTTCGCCCTGGTGGAAAACCCAATACCAGAACCAGGGGAAGGCGAAGTTCTTAACCGTACGATCTACCTGTCCCTCGATCCCTATATGCGCGGTCGAATGAGCGATCGCGAATCTTATGTTGCCCCGGTGGAGTTGGCATCCGTGATGGTCGGTGGCACAGTTAGCCAAGTGATCAAATCTAACCATCCCCAATTCTCAACTGGAGATTTTGTGCTGGGTTATGACGGCTGGCAAGCCTATGCCGTATCGAAAGGGGAAACTTTACGTAAGCTTGACCCAAATCAAGCGCCGATCTCTTATGCGTTGGGCATAACGGGGATGCCCGGAATGACCGCATATTTTGCTCTGCTTGATGTTGGGCAACCCAAAGCTGGTGAAACGGTTGTTGTTTCTGCTGCTTCTGGTGCAGTCGGTTCTATAGTTGGTCAAATTGCCAAAATAAAAGGCTGTCGGGCTGTAGGGGTGGCTGGGAGTGACGCGAAATGCGATTATGCGGTGAAAGAATTGGGTTTTGATGCCTGCATAAACCGCAAAACTCAAGAACTGAGTTCAGCACTAAAAGATGCTTGCCCTAATGGTATTGATATTTACTTTGACAATACGGCTGGTGCAATTTTAGAAGCTGTGTTGCAGCAGATTAATCTTGGGGCAAGAATACCATTAGTTGGTTTAATTTCACAATATAACGCAGAAAATCCTCCCCCTGGTCCTAATTTGATGCCCTTGTTGATTAAACGTGCTTTAATCAAAGGTTTTCTTGTTTTAGATTACCAACACCGTCAAACAGAGTTCTTAAACGATGTTTCTCAGTGGTTGCGCGAAGGTAAGCTCAAGTATAAAGAAGACATTGTAGAGGGTCTGGAAAACGCCTCTCACGCCTTCATCGGTTTACTACAGGGGAAAAACTTTGGCAAACTGATTGTCAAGGTCAATAACGACCCCACACAATAA
- a CDS encoding ChaB family protein produces MLYKSNQDLPLDIRTRFSEAYQDLYRAAFNSAIHWYGEAPKAHQVALSAVKMQSAMYKNFV; encoded by the coding sequence ATGTTATACAAGTCCAACCAAGACTTGCCTTTAGACATCCGCACTCGTTTTTCGGAAGCATACCAAGATTTGTACCGAGCTGCTTTTAACTCGGCCATTCATTGGTACGGTGAGGCACCAAAAGCTCACCAAGTAGCGTTGAGTGCAGTTAAAATGCAATCGGCGATGTATAAAAACTTTGTTTAA
- the hisIE gene encoding bifunctional phosphoribosyl-AMP cyclohydrolase/phosphoribosyl-ATP diphosphatase HisIE, translating to MFSSDLHLTHDTIPVERIRYDEKGLVPAIVQDYLDGTILMMAWMNQQSLQKTLETGETWFWSRSRQELWHKGATSGHIQKVKTMRYDCDSDAILLGVEQIGDIACHTGERSCFHKVDGSIVPAPGDTLSQLFAVICERRDNPQQDSYTCKLLAGGDNKILKKIGEESAEVVMAFKDDDPDGIASEVADLLYHTLVALAHHKVDLKAVYQKLQQRRK from the coding sequence ATGTTTTCTTCCGATTTGCATTTAACACACGACACCATCCCGGTTGAAAGAATTCGTTACGATGAAAAGGGTTTAGTGCCAGCAATTGTCCAAGATTATCTGGATGGCACTATCTTGATGATGGCCTGGATGAATCAACAGTCGCTACAAAAGACTTTGGAAACAGGTGAAACTTGGTTTTGGAGTCGTTCCCGGCAGGAGTTATGGCACAAGGGAGCAACTTCAGGGCATATCCAGAAAGTGAAAACTATGCGTTACGACTGCGATAGTGATGCGATTTTGCTGGGGGTAGAGCAGATAGGAGATATAGCCTGCCACACGGGTGAGCGCAGTTGTTTTCACAAAGTGGATGGAAGTATTGTGCCGGCACCCGGAGATACATTGTCGCAATTGTTTGCTGTGATTTGCGAGCGCCGCGATAATCCACAACAAGACTCTTACACCTGTAAGTTACTTGCAGGGGGCGATAACAAGATTTTGAAGAAAATTGGTGAGGAATCTGCTGAGGTGGTCATGGCTTTTAAGGATGATGACCCAGATGGTATTGCTTCTGAAGTTGCTGATTTACTGTACCACACTCTTGTGGCATTAGCTCATCATAAAGTTGATTTGAAGGCAGTTTATCAGAAGTTGCAACAGCGCCGGAAATGA
- the hemL gene encoding glutamate-1-semialdehyde 2,1-aminomutase, which translates to MVNTTIKTTKSQEIFAAAQNLMPGGVSSPVRAFKSVGGQPIVFDRVNGAYIWDVDGNQYIDYVGTWGPAICGHAHPEVIAALHQALEKGTSFGAPSLLENVLAEMVIDAVPSIEMVRFVNSGTEACMAVLRLMRAFTGRDKLIKFEGCYHGHADMFLVKAGSGVATLGLPDSPGVPKSATSNTLNAPFNDLEAVKALFEENRDQIAGVILEPIVGNAGFIPPDAGFLEGLRELTQEHGALLVFDEVMTGFRIAYGGVQEKFGVTPDLTTLGKVIGGGLPVGAYGGRRDIMSMVAPNGPVYQAGTLSGNPLAMTAGIKTLELLQKPGTYDYLDSITKKLADGLLQVAKETGHPACGGQISGMFGLFFTNGPVHNYEDAKKSDTSKFGRFHRGMLERGIYLAPSQFEAGFTSIAHTEEDIEQTLKVARDVMSNL; encoded by the coding sequence TTGGTAAATACAACTATTAAAACTACAAAATCACAAGAAATCTTTGCTGCTGCCCAAAATCTTATGCCAGGGGGAGTCAGTTCTCCCGTCCGAGCTTTCAAATCCGTGGGCGGACAACCGATTGTTTTTGATCGAGTTAATGGCGCATACATTTGGGATGTGGATGGTAACCAGTACATTGACTATGTGGGAACCTGGGGACCAGCTATTTGCGGTCATGCCCATCCTGAAGTGATTGCAGCACTGCATCAAGCCTTGGAAAAAGGAACGAGCTTTGGTGCGCCCAGCTTGCTAGAAAATGTACTAGCAGAAATGGTCATCGATGCCGTTCCTAGTATCGAAATGGTAAGATTTGTTAACTCCGGCACAGAAGCTTGTATGGCAGTGCTGCGTTTAATGCGGGCTTTCACAGGACGCGATAAACTCATTAAGTTCGAGGGCTGTTACCACGGTCACGCCGATATGTTCTTAGTAAAGGCTGGCTCTGGTGTCGCCACACTTGGTTTACCAGATTCTCCTGGCGTACCCAAATCGGCTACCAGCAATACCCTAAATGCTCCTTTCAATGACCTAGAAGCTGTCAAAGCCCTGTTTGAGGAAAACCGCGACCAAATTGCTGGTGTGATTCTAGAGCCAATCGTTGGCAATGCTGGGTTTATTCCCCCTGATGCGGGTTTCCTAGAAGGTCTACGAGAACTGACCCAAGAACATGGGGCATTGTTAGTGTTTGATGAGGTTATGACGGGTTTCCGAATTGCTTACGGCGGCGTACAGGAGAAGTTTGGCGTCACCCCTGATTTAACAACTTTAGGCAAAGTTATCGGCGGTGGTTTGCCAGTAGGAGCTTACGGCGGTCGTCGCGATATTATGTCAATGGTTGCTCCGAATGGTCCTGTGTATCAAGCTGGGACTCTTTCTGGTAACCCCTTAGCAATGACTGCTGGAATTAAAACACTCGAATTGCTGCAAAAACCAGGTACATACGATTATTTGGACAGTATTACGAAAAAGTTAGCCGATGGCTTGCTGCAAGTTGCCAAAGAAACAGGTCACCCAGCTTGTGGAGGTCAAATCAGTGGGATGTTTGGTCTATTCTTCACCAATGGACCAGTCCATAACTACGAGGACGCCAAAAAGTCTGATACAAGTAAATTCGGACGCTTCCACCGTGGAATGTTAGAACGAGGGATTTATCTGGCACCATCTCAATTTGAGGCAGGGTTTACTTCTATTGCCCATACCGAAGAAGATATTGAGCAGACTCTAAAAGTAGCACGAGATGTGATGTCAAACCTATAA
- a CDS encoding (2Fe-2S)-binding protein: MRLRLKRRLFGQFAIATTFGTMVESLKAKTLAQSKPQSRPPSAISPDPSSFVDIKLRVNGTEHALKIEPRVTLLDVLRERLNLTGSKKGCDHGQCGACTVLVDGRRVNSCLTFAIMHTDAKITTIEGLAQGENLHPMQAAFIARDAFQCGYCTPGQICSAVGLVNEKHAKSDADIRELMSGNICRCGAYPNIVNAVRDVLEGKKDAAV; encoded by the coding sequence ATGAGGCTGAGGTTAAAACGCCGATTGTTTGGTCAGTTTGCGATCGCAACCACATTTGGAACTATGGTGGAGAGTCTCAAAGCGAAGACCCTGGCTCAATCAAAGCCTCAGTCTCGTCCTCCATCAGCGATATCCCCTGATCCGAGTAGTTTTGTTGACATCAAACTGCGTGTAAATGGAACAGAACACGCGCTAAAAATCGAACCTCGTGTAACACTACTTGATGTGCTGCGTGAACGTCTGAATCTGACTGGGTCGAAAAAGGGCTGCGATCACGGTCAGTGCGGTGCTTGTACGGTATTAGTTGATGGGCGGCGCGTTAACTCGTGCCTGACTTTTGCTATTATGCACACTGACGCAAAAATCACAACTATCGAAGGACTGGCACAAGGAGAAAATCTACATCCCATGCAAGCTGCGTTTATTGCTCGCGATGCGTTTCAGTGCGGCTACTGCACACCGGGACAGATTTGTTCGGCGGTGGGTTTGGTGAACGAAAAACACGCTAAATCTGATGCTGATATTCGGGAACTGATGAGTGGCAATATCTGCCGTTGCGGTGCTTATCCAAATATCGTGAATGCTGTGCGCGATGTATTAGAGGGAAAAAAGGATGCAGCCGTTTAG